The region TGAGGATACCGTTTACTACTACACGATCACCTGGTTTTACAATGCCAGCCAGTTCATCTTCAGCATCGCCATCAATACTCTGGGGCTGGCTCCCTCCTTTGAGACTTTCGGGTGATTCCTGTATCTGGAGCTTCTGGGCATCGATGAAATTGGATTTATCAATGAGAAGTTTGAATGGCCCTCTTTTGCCGCAACTCTCTTCTTCACATTCACCGGGTTCCACGAATTTAGGCCCGCTCTGGGGTACATAATTTACATTTTCACATCGCATACAGTAAAATGCCGCATTGGTGATCTTTGGACGTACTTCGGTTGCCTTGCGGATCATTCCTTCAACTGCAATGAACTTGAGAAGATGATTGCTTCTGAGATCACGTATCGTGACCTTGTTTGGAATACTGGTAAACTGGATGTGTGCATCATGCAGTTGTTTTTCAACAGGGATCTCAATTTGTTTAAGAGCTTCTTCAGCCGAGGGGATAACCTCATCCGGCGTTTGTAATAATTCTTCGGAAAGTTCCCTGTCGAATTGTTCCAGATCTGTAAAATTTACTTCTATACTTCGTAATTCCGGGTACTCGTTGGCAAGTTTAAGTATATCATGCCAGCAATATCGTTTAAGAAAATCCCGGAACTTATTTTCCCATTTCTCTTCCGTCATTAATATCAGTGCATACCAGATTTGAGTTCGGATTATAAAATCTTACAAGCTTTATCTATCTTTCGTATGTATCATTTCTTTGATCGTTGTATATCCCTGAGTACACCTCTTAATGTCTGTACTTCCCGTGGTGTCAATTCTGCGCGTCCGAATATCCTTTTCAACATAAGGGCCGTTTTTTCCATCTTATGTGTTGGGTGTTTTACATCTGCAAGCACCTGTTCAAAATGATCATATAACAATTGAAGATCAAAACCTTCAGCAATTGGTCTCTCGCCGATGGGGAGATTGCTCATCTCATACATTGCAATGGTTGCTGCATGGGAGATGTTCATTACGGGGTATTTTTCCGATGTAGGAATAGTCATTATCATATCGCATCTTTTGAGTTCTTCCCGGGTGAATCCATTATCTTCTCTTCCGAAAAGGAAGGCGATCTTTCCATTTGTTTCCCTGAATTTATCCCGGATCTCGGCGGGAGTGTATGCCGGCATGCGTATGTGCTGGTCGGTTTTTATACCCGCAATTCCCGATGTACCAATTACTATATCTGTATCTTCAATAGCCTCTTCCAATGTGTCTACTTTAGGGGTACTTTCCAGTAAATCACGTGCATGGCATGACATTGCTCTTGCCTGTCCTTCGAGCTTACAAGGATTTACAAGAACCAGGTCATCAAATCCGAAGTTTTCCATTGAGCGTGTAACCGAACCTACATTTCCCTGATATAGAGGTTCTACAAGTACGATTCTGATCTGCGGTGACATATCTTGCTTTTTGAATAC is a window of Methanohalophilus mahii DSM 5219 DNA encoding:
- a CDS encoding RNA methyltransferase; the protein is MSPQIRIVLVEPLYQGNVGSVTRSMENFGFDDLVLVNPCKLEGQARAMSCHARDLLESTPKVDTLEEAIEDTDIVIGTSGIAGIKTDQHIRMPAYTPAEIRDKFRETNGKIAFLFGREDNGFTREELKRCDMIMTIPTSEKYPVMNISHAATIAMYEMSNLPIGERPIAEGFDLQLLYDHFEQVLADVKHPTHKMEKTALMLKRIFGRAELTPREVQTLRGVLRDIQRSKK